GTTTATGCATCTGGAGGCATTTGTTTGAGAACGGCCAAAGAGTCCTGTGACGCAGCTAAAGACGAGAGCCCTCACCTGTGTTTGTGTGGCCTCTGACCATTCACAGCACCGCTCTGGCCCCAGGTCCTTCCCCTGTAAAATAAGGAAGCCGAGCTGCTGGTTCCCAGGGAACTCGCCCCCGTGCAGTGACTCTCTTCTCAGAGTTCAAGAGTCACGGTGCTGGCTCTAGGCTCCTTGGACATCCGGGTGGCCCCTGATCTGCAGAAGGGCAGCAAGGGTGGTCCAGGGAGTCCGGGGCACAGCAAGCATTTATTAGAGATGCTCCCGGCCGAAGAAGCCAGTACTGCAACAGGTGATGGTGGCTCCTGACCCAGGAAGCAGGAGCACTTCTTAACGCTCAGCCAGGAGTTGTCATGTTTTGCAGGACTTCCCCCAAAGACCCCAGAACCAGCACCCGCGGGGATAATGCTCTTGAGCCCGCTGGCCATCCTGTGCTGAAGGAGGCTGGGAAGAACGTGGAGTGTTGGGTCCCAAGGCTCCTGGCAGCTCAGGGGTACAGCGGAGCTGGGCCATAAGGTCCCCAGCGTGGTCTTCTGGGTGGACCTGGAAAGCAGGTTTCCCTTTCCGTTTGCACAGCGGCCGGAGAGGGCTCACTTGCCCTGCCCTGTCCGGACCTCCTTCTCTGACAGGCTGACACTGTTTGGCTCCTGTCCCTGGCTCTCCTCCATGGCGGCTGGCAGACAGGAGGATCTTCACGCCAGCAAGTCAGGCCCCGGGTGGGTTCAGGGAAGGACCCAGAGACACTAGGTGTTCCGCTGGGCAGGGCCATGCCAGTGCCACAGAGGACAGGACAGCCGAGTTGGGGGTTGTAAGCAGGCCAGGCGCaggggggaaggagggcagaCTGTGGCCTGCGACTCGCTCGCAGGACTACGTGCAGGTGGCCCTTAGGCGTCTGGCCCAGAGGTTGCCTTTAGCAGAGGGCTAGCCCCCGAGGGGGCCGAGCACGGTGCCATTGGCCGTACGCAAGGGAGATGCTGGGGACTGCAGTGCCTGGACCCCTTTAGAGGTGGCCCTCCTGGAGGTGGGCACCTGGGGCGGGGCAGCCCCCTGGGCTGGAGGCCGTGGTAGGCGGGTGGCGACAGGGCCCCGCGCTGAGGTGTTGCAGAGTCGGGGCAAGGGCTTCAGTTCAATCTGTGAACTTAACAGCAGGCCCTTGCGGCAGGATTAGAGCCAGGAAGCTCCCCCTGAGGCCCGGCGGGCCCCAGTGCCAGTGTGCCAAGCGAAATGGCAAACAGGAACGAGGAGCGAGCAAGGAGCCAGAGGGAGAAGGCGCAATCGGACCCTCGCCCTTCCAGGTCCTAGACTGCCAAAGGCAGCCTGGACCTTGTGCTAAGTGGTCCACACATCTAAAAACTCACTTAATTCACCCAGTGACTCCGTAGGAAGGTGCATCCTACAGGTGTGCAAACAGGCCCAGAAGAGTTCTAGGCCCGGCTCACACAGTCTTGCCTGCTGTCTTGCCTTTGAGTCATTTTCAGAGCATTGACCTGCCTCTCTCATGAATATTCTTGCATTTCTCAGCCCCTAGGCCCACTCCGAGCACAGCCGCCCCAGCACCTGACAGTCCACGGTAAGCCCACGCTGCTGGTTGGCCTGGGACCGCAGGAAGCGGAagggttggtggtggtggtttgggAAGGTGTCGCActtcagggcagggcagggcaggctggTGAACCAGGGTGACAGGCCTGGGGGCCGCTCCCCCTGCCACCAGCCTCAGCCAAGAGGCGGAAGCAAACCTTTccttcccatctcccctcctcGCTGACCCCCGGTGCCCCATCCCTCACCCTAGAGACCAGAAATGGGACCACAGCTTGTGGTTTCTAATTGACCTGGCTATTGGGTTAAAAGGGCTTCGGGGCACGCCTGGAAACGTCCACAGTTATAACAGCACTGAGGTGGGTTCAGCCATAAACCTGGGCAAGATTTCAGTCTCTAAATGCGGAAGAGCAGCATAGGTGTCAGGAGAGAGCGCCATGAAACCACTAGGTAGAGGGTTCCAGAGGGTTCCCGAGGCTTCTGGAGGCCACGCCCACGAAGGCAAATGGACTGTGGCTCTCGCtgcacttttatttctgtttttttctgatgCAAGCGGGTGGCGGATCCCGAGGCTGCGAAGTGGGGGAAGATTTTCTTTCTAACCGCACTCTCTTTGTAACCACAAAGGAAAGAGGCAGAACCCGGGCCTCCGCCGGTGCCAACCAATCAGCAGAACCCCCGCCTTCCccggcccgcccccgcccctgcggAGCAAGGTCACAGCATCTGCGGCGGAAATCACGGGACGGCTTCCTGCTGGCTCAGCCGGGAGGCCGAGGCGCGGCCGTTGGGCCAAAAACTGTTTATCTGAATCCTGAAACACCCGCGGCGACAGCTGCTCCTTGCGCTCTCCGGCCTGGGTCACACCTCGGGGATGAAGGCCGCGTCGGGGCGGGCCCTGCTCCACGTGGCCCTGGCCAGCTGCCTGTGCGTGGCCGCCGTCCGCAGCGGTGTTTTCGACAGTGTCTTCGTCCAAGTGGGCCGCGAGCACTACGCCGAAGCCCCGCTCGCCGGCCTCCCCGCTTTCCTGGCCATGCCCTTCAACTCACTCGTTAACTTGGCCTACGTGCTCCTGGGCGCCTACTGGCTCCAGAGCGAGGCCAGCGCCCCCGGGGGCCCCGCCGAGGTGCAGAGGGCACGCTACCTCAAGGATGTCTTCGCCGGCATGGCCCTGGTCTACGGCCCGGTCCAGTGGCTGCGGATCGCGACGCAGACGCGGGCCGCCGCCGTGCTGGACCAGTGGCTCACCTTGCCCATCTTCGCGTGGCCCGTGGCCTGGTGCCTCTGCCTGGACTGGGGCTGGAAGCCCTGGTTGCTCCTGGCTGTCGAGGGCCTGTCCCTGAGCAGCTACGGCCTGGCCCTGCTGCACCCCTGTGGCTTTGAGTTGGCGCTGGGCGTGCACATGGCCACTG
Above is a genomic segment from Sus scrofa isolate TJ Tabasco breed Duroc chromosome X, Sscrofa11.1, whole genome shotgun sequence containing:
- the TMEM187 gene encoding LOW QUALITY PROTEIN: transmembrane protein 187 (The sequence of the model RefSeq protein was modified relative to this genomic sequence to represent the inferred CDS: inserted 1 base in 1 codon); protein product: MKAASGRALLHVALASCLCVAAVRSGVFDSVFVQVGREHYAEAPLAGLPAFLAMPFNSLVNLAYVLLGAYWLQSEASAPGGPAEVQRARYLKDVFAGMALVYGPVQWLRIATQTRAAAVLDQWLTLPIFAWPVAWCLCLDWGWKPWLLLAVEGLSLSSYGLALLHPCGFELALGVHMAXCVGQALRTQGRRGGTSSAKYLALGVLSCVGFVVLKLCDHQLARWPLFQRLTGHFWSKVCDVLQFHFAFLFLTHLNTCQRRPPGGMK